One Balaenoptera ricei isolate mBalRic1 chromosome 16, mBalRic1.hap2, whole genome shotgun sequence genomic window carries:
- the LOC132350461 gene encoding myosin-13-like, with product MSSDAEMAIFGEAAPYLWKSEKERIEAPNRAFDSKKACFAVDDKEFYVKGMIQSKENDKVTVETLDNRTLTPNSDQVYPMNPPKFDKIEDMAMMTHLHEPGVLYNLKERYAAWLIYTYSGLFCVTVNPYKWLKVYNPEVVMAYRGKKHQEAPPHIFSISDNAYQFMLTDRDNQSVLIAGESGAGKTVNTKRVIQHFAATAVTGEKRKEQRPGKMQGTLEDQIIQASPLLEAFGNAKTVRNDNSLRFGTFIRIHFGATGKLVSADIETYLLEKSRVAFQLSRERGYHIFYQIMSNKKLELMDLLLISTNPFDFPFVSKGEVTVASIDDSEELLATDVAKGRPGLETCRKQSWASWPEYLV from the exons ATGAGCTCTGATGCAGAGATGGCCATTTTTGGAGAAGCAGCTCCCTACCtgtggaaatcagagaaggagagaatcgAGGCTCCAAATCGCGCATTTGATTCTAAGAAAGCTTGCTTTGCAGTGGATGATAAGGAATTTTATGTGAAAGGTATGATCCAGAGCAAGGAAAATGACAAAGTCACAGTCGAGACCCTCGACAACCGG ACACTCACTCCGAACAGTGACCAAGTCTACCCCATGAACCCTCCCAAATTTGACAAGATCGAGGACATGGCCATGATGACCCACCTACACGAGCCAGGAGTGCTGTACAACCTCAAAGAGCGTTACGCAGCCTGGTTGATCTAC aCCTACTCAGGCCTCTTCTGTGTCACCGTCAACCCCTACAAGTGGCTGAAGGTGTACAACCCTGAGGTGGTGATGGCCTACAGAGGCAAAAAGCACCAGGAGGCCCCGCCCCACATCTTCTCCATCTCTGACAACGCCTATCAGTTCATGTTGACTG ATCGAGACAACCAGTCCGTCCTCATCGC CGGAGAATCCGGGGCTGGGAAGACAGTGAACACCAAGCGTGTGATCCAGCACTTTGCAGCAACTGCGGTcactggggagaagaggaaggagcagcGGCCGGGCAAGATGCAG GGAACCCTGGAAGACCAGATCATCCAGGCCAGCCCCCTCCTGGAGGCCTTTGGAAATGCCAAGACCGTGAGGAATGACAACTCCTTGAGATTC GGGACGTTCATTCGTATTCACTTCGGAGCCACAGGAAAGCTGGTGTCAGCGGACATTGAAACCT ATCTCTTAGAAAAATCCAGGGTGGCATTTCAGTTATCCCGTGAGAGAGGCTATCATATTTTTTACCAAATCATGTCAAACAAGAAGCTGGAACTTATGG ACCTGCTTCTCATTTCAACCAACCCCTTTGACTTCCCCTTTGTGAGCAAAGGAGAGGTCACCGTGGCCAGTATTGATGACAGTGAGGAACTGTTGGCCACTGAT
- the LOC132350463 gene encoding LOW QUALITY PROTEIN: myosin-8-like (The sequence of the model RefSeq protein was modified relative to this genomic sequence to represent the inferred CDS: deleted 1 base in 1 codon): protein MPDSPNLLPITEEISDLTMQIAEMSKNLQELEKTRKRVQQEKSDLQAALEEVEGSLKHEEGKILRVQLELNQLKSELDHKITEKEEEIEQLKRKSQRAAKAMQSVLDAEIWSRNVALRLKKKMERDLSEMEIQLGHSNRQVAETQKHLCSVQSQLKDSQLHLDDALRSSEYHKEQLALVERRNGLLLEEPEERKVALARTERTRKLAEHKLLEASDRVQLLHSHNTCLINTKKKLEADIAQCQAEVEKSIQESKNAEEKAKKDVTDAAMMAEELTEKEQDTSAHLERMKKNLEQTVKDLQHRLDEAEQLALKGGKKHIQKLEARVRELEGEVVESEQKRNAEAVKGLRKHERRVKELTYQTEEDRKNVLRLQDLVDKLQAKVKSYKRQAEEAEEQSNANLDKFCKLQHELEEAEERADIAESQVNKLRVKSREIHTQVSAE from the exons ATGCCCGACAGCCCCAaccttctccccatcacag AAGAGATTTCCGACTTAACCATGCAGATTGCAGAAATGAGCAAGAATCTTCAGGAATTGGAGAAGACCAGGAAGCGAGTGCAGCAAGAAAAGTCAGACCTCCAGGCTGCCCTGGAAGAGGTGGAG GGTTCCTTGAAGCATGAAGAGGGCAAGATTTTGCGTGTCCAGCTAGAGTTGAACCAGCTGAAATCTGAGCTTGACCACAAGAtcactgagaaggaagaagaaatcgaGCAGCTGAAAAGAAAGAGCCAGCGGGCAGCAAAGGCCATGCAAAGCGTGCTGGATGCTGAGATCTGGAGCCGGAATGTTGCTCTGAGGctgaagaagaagatggagagagacctCAGTGAGATGGAGATTCAGCTGGGCCACTCCAACCGCCAGGTGGCAGAGACCCAGAAACACCTGTGCTCAGTCCAGAGCCAGCTCAAG GACTCCCAGCTGCATCTGGATGACGCCCTGAGGAGCAGCGAGTACCACAAGGAGCAGCTGGCCCTCGTGGAGCGCAGGAATGGCCTCTTGCTGGAGGAGCCGGAGGAGAGGAAGGTGGCCCTGGCACGGACGGAGCGCACCCGCAAGCTGGCGGAGCACAAGCTGCTGGAGGCCAGCGACCGCGTGCAGCTCCTTCACTCCCAC aaCACGTGCctgataaataccaagaaaaaactgGAAGCTGACATAGCCCAATGCCAGGCAGAGGTGGAGAAGTCTATCCAGGAGTCCAAAAATGCAGAGGAGAAGGCCAAGAAGGATGTCACGGAT GCGGCCATGATGGCCGAGGAGCTGACAGAGAAGGAGCAGGACACCAGCGCCCACCTGGAGCGGATGAAGAAGAACCTGGAGCAGACGGTGAAGGACCTGCAGCACCGCCTGGACGAGGCTGAGCAGCTGGCCCTGAAGGGTGGCAAGAAGCACATCCAGAAGCTGGAGGCCAGG GTACGTGAGCTTGAAGGAGAGGTA GTTGAAAGTGAGCAGAAACGTAATGCTGAGGCTGTTAAAGGTTTGCGGAAACACGAGAGAAGAGTAAAGGAACTCACCTACCAG ACTGAGGAAGACCGCAAGAATGTTCTCAGGCTGCAAGACCTGGTAGATAAATTACAGGCAAAGGTGAAATCATACAAGAGACAAGCTGAGGAGGCT GAGGAACAATCCAATGCTAATCTTGACAAATTCTGCAAGCTCCAGCACGAGCTGGAGGAGGCCGAGGAACGGGCTGACATTGCCGAGTCCCAGGTCAACAAGCTGCGGGTGAAGAGCCGGGAGATTCACACACAAGTCAGTGCAGAGTGA